The Xylanibacillus composti genome has a window encoding:
- a CDS encoding winged helix-turn-helix transcriptional regulator codes for MEHERPECCRNGVKASLDIIMGKWKPIILLHLLHGGTKRFGELQRLLPDITQKMLTTQLRELEQQDIIKRKVYAEVPPKVEYSITEYGRSLYNVLQEMYEWGTAHLEHMTQKKMNIAEKQ; via the coding sequence ATGTTGCCGCAACGGCGTGAAGGCTTCATTGGATATCATCATGGGAAAATGGAAGCCGATCATCTTGCTGCATCTGCTGCATGGAGGAACCAAACGATTCGGGGAATTGCAACGACTGCTCCCGGACATTACACAAAAGATGCTTACGACACAGCTTCGGGAGCTTGAACAACAAGACATTATCAAGCGCAAAGTTTATGCAGAGGTGCCGCCAAAGGTGGAGTATTCGATCACAGAATATGGGCGAAGCTTGTACAACGTCCTGCAAGAAATGTACGAATGGGGCACAGCTCATCTGGAGCACATGACTCAGAAGAAAATGAATATCGCCGAAAAGCAATAA